The following coding sequences lie in one Pontibacter sp. G13 genomic window:
- a CDS encoding FG-GAP-like repeat-containing protein: MSHFHKLVLAGMVLIGCILHLGDGFWTKHAVDIQRGAQLAEIHCGGCHQVPTPDFLPKRSWNFLLCDMGLRLGIQDREALWDTRTSVRDNLLSRELNLRQHLLVPDRPVPSPSEWNHIRAYYEALAPEEAAPQPPKPEIRPLKGFTPLSTSYRIKGALTSLIHIDTVRHRLLVGDSRTHTFSILDSTLELQTQVPVERGPVDVWLHQDQLHLLYIGDLMAQSPGEFLGGIIRGKESSGGLQQDGYALTSLHRPCDMEVIDLYDDGLYEWAICNFGDHTGRFAIYHPRVDLSGELRYREEVLLEAPGAVKVQVADLDGDGLQDLGVLFAHADEHLSIFYNQGDGTFRRKRLLVRHPGWGYLDLKFMDIDHDGDMDILTANGDNGDSDPYNTLKREHGIRIYLQGADHSFRESYHYPMYGVNGFEVADFDGDGDEDIAAVAFHPDFHDKHPEGFIYLENQANGTFEPKTHPATFGGRWMTLDSGDLDGDGDIDLALGAGYAPLGMFVEHGELLSEMAQNGPSILVLENTLR; this comes from the coding sequence ATGAGTCACTTCCATAAACTCGTACTCGCCGGAATGGTCCTGATTGGCTGCATCCTGCATCTGGGAGACGGGTTCTGGACAAAACACGCAGTCGATATTCAACGCGGGGCCCAGTTGGCAGAGATTCATTGCGGCGGATGTCACCAGGTTCCCACGCCTGATTTCTTGCCGAAACGAAGTTGGAATTTCCTGCTGTGCGATATGGGATTGCGGCTTGGGATTCAAGATCGGGAGGCACTTTGGGATACTCGGACTTCTGTCAGGGACAATCTCCTTTCGCGGGAATTGAATCTTCGGCAACATCTTTTGGTTCCAGATCGTCCCGTCCCTTCTCCATCGGAATGGAACCACATCCGGGCGTATTATGAAGCATTGGCTCCGGAAGAAGCGGCGCCCCAACCTCCCAAGCCTGAGATCCGGCCGCTCAAAGGATTTACCCCGTTGTCTACCTCTTATCGGATCAAAGGAGCTTTAACGAGCTTGATTCATATTGATACGGTACGCCATCGACTGCTGGTAGGAGATTCCCGAACCCATACCTTCAGCATCCTAGACTCTACACTTGAGCTCCAAACACAGGTTCCCGTCGAGCGAGGTCCAGTAGATGTATGGCTGCATCAGGATCAGCTCCACTTGCTATATATCGGAGATCTCATGGCCCAATCTCCCGGTGAGTTCTTGGGGGGCATAATTCGGGGGAAGGAATCCTCCGGAGGGCTTCAACAAGATGGATATGCGCTAACTTCCCTCCATCGTCCTTGCGATATGGAGGTCATAGACCTCTATGATGATGGGCTATACGAATGGGCCATTTGCAATTTCGGAGATCATACCGGCCGGTTTGCCATCTATCATCCAAGGGTAGACCTATCGGGAGAATTGCGATACCGCGAAGAAGTATTGCTGGAAGCCCCCGGAGCTGTGAAAGTCCAAGTAGCGGATCTTGATGGAGATGGATTGCAGGATCTAGGGGTCTTGTTTGCACATGCCGATGAGCACCTGTCCATTTTTTACAATCAGGGGGATGGGACGTTTAGGAGAAAACGATTGCTAGTCCGCCATCCCGGTTGGGGGTATCTGGACTTGAAGTTCATGGATATTGATCACGATGGGGATATGGACATACTCACTGCGAATGGGGACAATGGCGATTCAGATCCCTACAACACCCTCAAGCGCGAACATGGCATCCGCATTTATCTACAAGGGGCCGATCATTCATTCCGAGAATCCTACCATTATCCGATGTACGGGGTCAATGGATTTGAAGTGGCAGATTTTGATGGGGATGGAGATGAGGATATCGCGGCCGTAGCCTTTCATCCAGATTTCCACGATAAACATCCAGAGGGGTTCATTTACCTTGAAAATCAGGCAAATGGAACATTCGAACCTAAGACGCACCCAGCAACATTCGGAGGAAGGTGGATGACGCTGGATTCGGGAGATTTGGATGGGGATGGGGATATCGACTTGGCGTTGGGGGCTGGCTATGCACCGCTCGGCATGTTTGTCGAACATGGGGAGTTACTCTCGGAAATGGCTCAGAATGGCCCTTCCATTTTGGTACTTGAAAACACACTCAGATAA
- a CDS encoding RagB/SusD family nutrient uptake outer membrane protein: protein MKKLFTYAAVVAALGLLPTACTDLTEVDPSNLSDSNFPSPSNEETYKALAYRPIGHFREFVSNQRFWLMLEGCTDEVVVPTRGGGWFDANKWRDLHYHEWTKNHPTLDQIWQWAYTGVNQCNNIIVSLEVAQDFPDKAQYIAQVQTMRAMYYFWLMEAFGNVPIITATNLEELGGELPSNNTRAEVYAFILEDLEAAMPNLPAEVTGATYGVPTKWMAKAMQAKLYLNAEIYAGISAYAEAEAICMEIINSGLFGYDDDFFATFAPENGPQNMEIIWAMVNDAEQGSTLNFWKRFLPGRTQAVYNLPSGGWGGHSTLPEFYELFDDTNDVRNQMWQAGPQFLPDGSPLLDGNGEQIVVNPELPFGEANPSNPFDVGDDLFGANSIKYGADITTTGPGISDNDYVIFRYADIVLMAGEAKARQGGDANLALTAVNEVRTQRGAAPFATLTFEELLAERGREFAFEHWRRNDLIRFGAFENSWGLKTSTDATRRLFPIPQRQIDINPNLTQNPGY from the coding sequence ATGAAGAAACTATTCACATACGCTGCGGTCGTGGCGGCCTTGGGACTGCTCCCCACGGCCTGTACGGACCTGACGGAAGTGGACCCTTCCAACCTCAGCGACTCGAATTTCCCCTCGCCATCCAATGAGGAGACCTACAAGGCACTCGCGTATCGCCCCATTGGGCACTTTCGCGAATTTGTCTCCAACCAGCGATTTTGGCTGATGCTGGAAGGCTGTACCGATGAAGTAGTGGTTCCCACTCGAGGCGGGGGCTGGTTTGACGCCAATAAATGGCGCGATCTCCACTACCACGAATGGACCAAAAACCACCCGACGCTCGACCAGATCTGGCAGTGGGCATACACCGGAGTCAATCAGTGCAACAACATCATCGTTTCGTTGGAAGTCGCGCAAGATTTCCCAGACAAGGCGCAATACATCGCCCAAGTACAGACCATGCGTGCGATGTACTACTTCTGGTTGATGGAGGCATTCGGAAATGTGCCGATCATTACAGCTACCAACTTGGAAGAACTGGGTGGAGAGTTGCCCTCCAACAATACCCGCGCGGAGGTGTATGCCTTCATCTTGGAAGACCTGGAAGCAGCCATGCCCAACCTACCCGCCGAAGTAACTGGCGCTACTTATGGTGTACCCACCAAGTGGATGGCCAAAGCGATGCAAGCCAAGCTGTACCTAAATGCGGAGATCTATGCAGGCATTTCGGCCTATGCAGAAGCGGAAGCAATCTGTATGGAAATCATCAATTCAGGACTGTTCGGCTATGATGACGACTTCTTTGCGACATTCGCCCCGGAAAATGGCCCTCAAAACATGGAGATCATCTGGGCCATGGTCAATGATGCCGAGCAAGGTTCCACGCTGAATTTCTGGAAGCGATTCCTCCCAGGACGTACGCAAGCGGTCTACAATCTACCTTCTGGCGGCTGGGGCGGACATTCCACCTTGCCAGAATTCTACGAACTGTTTGACGACACCAATGATGTCCGCAACCAAATGTGGCAGGCGGGCCCTCAATTCCTTCCGGATGGTTCTCCTTTGCTGGATGGAAATGGCGAGCAGATTGTCGTCAATCCTGAGCTCCCATTTGGAGAAGCCAATCCTTCCAATCCTTTTGATGTGGGCGATGACCTCTTCGGAGCCAATTCCATCAAATACGGAGCGGATATCACCACCACGGGGCCCGGTATTTCGGACAATGACTATGTGATTTTCCGGTATGCGGACATTGTGCTTATGGCGGGAGAAGCCAAAGCTCGTCAAGGTGGAGATGCCAATCTGGCCTTGACTGCTGTCAACGAGGTCCGGACACAGCGTGGAGCAGCACCTTTTGCCACCCTTACCTTTGAGGAATTGCTAGCAGAACGCGGACGTGAATTTGCCTTCGAACACTGGCGTAGAAATGACCTGATCCGATTTGGGGCATTTGAGAATAGCTGGGGATTGAAGACCAGCACCGACGCCACCCGCAGGCTTTTCCCGATCCCGCAACGCCAAATCGACATCAACCCGAATCTCACCCAAAACCCCGGGTACTAA
- a CDS encoding glycoside hydrolase family 27 protein, translating into MQNIILTLTVGLSVLFLHGCGPSAAAESPESHSLKTRNTPSETPLGDEPRPLAPRPPMGWNSYNCYGAAVQESEVKANADYMADKLKSFGWEYIVVDYCWSYPHPPGSVQNNPPQFRLKKDQAPVPWLAMDEYGRLLPDPRKFPSAQNGAGFKPLADYVHELGLKFGVHVMRGIPRQAVWAKSPIKGAPGLTAADIADTTSLCPWLNQMYGIDMSKPGAQAYLNSLIDLYAEWGVDYVKLDDIDLKDDYPYRGTEVEGFSRAFDQNDRPMVLSLSLNMKYENREHVQKHSQLWRISKDFWDEWHLLKNQFSLTSEWAKISGPDSWPDADMLQLGWISRRGPHGPERESRFTEDEQITHMTLWCIAQSPLMMGGDMPDNSPLVEQLLTNEEVLAANQQAYESREASRVNGQVVWTSKIPNSDDRYVAVFNLNDDPQDISFSFADLGLPESCKVRDLWKRKDVGTHAGTYSHLVNPHGAQIFRVSPM; encoded by the coding sequence ATGCAGAATATCATATTGACCTTGACCGTCGGTCTCTCCGTGCTCTTCCTGCACGGATGCGGCCCCAGCGCAGCTGCTGAAAGTCCTGAATCTCACTCGCTGAAAACCCGAAATACCCCCTCCGAAACACCGCTCGGGGATGAACCTAGACCTTTGGCTCCTAGACCGCCCATGGGCTGGAATTCCTACAACTGCTATGGTGCGGCCGTACAGGAATCCGAGGTCAAGGCCAATGCGGATTACATGGCTGACAAGCTCAAATCCTTCGGCTGGGAATACATTGTCGTGGACTATTGCTGGTCCTATCCTCATCCGCCCGGCAGCGTCCAAAACAATCCTCCACAATTCAGACTCAAGAAGGATCAAGCGCCTGTACCTTGGCTCGCAATGGATGAATACGGTCGTCTACTTCCAGACCCTCGGAAATTTCCTTCAGCCCAGAATGGTGCGGGATTCAAGCCATTGGCGGATTACGTCCATGAATTGGGCCTTAAATTTGGGGTTCATGTGATGCGTGGCATCCCTCGCCAAGCGGTATGGGCGAAATCTCCTATCAAGGGCGCCCCGGGACTGACTGCGGCAGACATTGCCGATACCACCTCCTTGTGTCCGTGGCTCAACCAGATGTATGGAATCGACATGTCAAAGCCGGGTGCGCAGGCATACCTCAATTCGCTGATCGATCTGTATGCGGAGTGGGGCGTGGATTATGTCAAACTAGACGATATTGACCTCAAGGACGACTATCCTTATCGCGGCACGGAAGTGGAAGGCTTTAGCCGGGCATTTGACCAAAATGATCGCCCGATGGTGTTGAGCCTTTCCCTCAACATGAAATACGAAAACCGGGAGCATGTCCAGAAGCATTCGCAGCTCTGGAGAATCTCCAAAGACTTCTGGGATGAATGGCATTTGTTGAAAAACCAGTTTTCCCTCACCTCCGAATGGGCCAAAATTTCAGGTCCCGACAGCTGGCCAGATGCGGATATGCTACAATTGGGCTGGATTTCCCGAAGAGGCCCACACGGTCCAGAGCGTGAAAGTAGATTTACCGAAGACGAGCAGATCACCCACATGACCCTTTGGTGTATCGCGCAATCGCCCTTGATGATGGGGGGTGACATGCCAGACAATAGTCCGCTTGTCGAACAGCTCCTCACCAATGAAGAAGTGCTCGCAGCCAATCAGCAGGCTTATGAGAGCAGAGAAGCTTCCCGTGTCAATGGACAGGTGGTGTGGACCAGCAAAATCCCCAACTCGGACGATCGATACGTGGCAGTATTCAACCTCAATGACGATCCCCAAGACATCTCCTTTTCCTTTGCAGATCTGGGACTTCCTGAATCCTGTAAGGTGCGAGACTTATGGAAACGGAAGG
- a CDS encoding VCBS repeat-containing protein has product MDIFKNIFWTASCWYWMAMLTGCEFPPTPQRTAPSPLFSEILPESSGLDFVNTLEIQGQLNIIDFLYFYNGGGAATGDINHDGFPDLFFTSNQRANRLYLNRGDWTFEDISHSAGIEGHNDWSTGVTMADINADGWLDIYVCAVDQFSGLSGRNALYINNQDGTFTDRAEEYGLAFRGFSNQAAFFDYDHDGDLDCYLLNFALHDAKNYQSVQVRHRTNPISGDHLFRNDNGVFVDVTEESGIHQSYLGYGLGIAVSDFDQDGWEDLYISNDFHEDDYLYLNQGDGTFKESARDYFSHQSRFSMGSDAADINHDGWPDLVTLDMAPSDERVEKTSVGEDSYEIFSFKLGYGYGHQYARNCLHINRPSGRFAEIAGFAGIASTDWSWAPLLADFDQDGWTDLFISNGIFKRPNNLDFLNFVYDYERKAPGQVNLHQYYQDAFEQMPSGAFHDFMYKGSPALQFSDQSQAWGFDQATTSNGAVYADLDRDGDLDLIVNRINAPVGLFRNETQARTHHHFLQIGLRGKKGNTHAIGAKVRLYSQGVIFQQEMHLSRGFISSVEPVLTFGLGGINQVDSIVVSWTDGSQTVKSAVPANQFLEISQTDSAASPIIPQSSQAPPLLATKLPISYAHAENDFVDFNRESLIPFQVSKEGPAMAVGDLNGDGLEDLFAGGAKHQSGEIWLQTSNGDWHAHPQDAFQLDSVFEDVDAAFFDLEGDGDLDLYVASGGNEFFGEMPQQLDRLYLNDGHGNFQRTESALPDMFTQTACVRPHDFDGDGDTDLFVGGRVIPKHYGATPRSYLLVNNGRGVFEEWTQTMIPQLAEIGMVTDAIWADLDGNGWDDLVVVGHWMPVMVAFNQGGNLQTPEIWSGTGSTGLWQSVQAADMDQDGDLDLVVGNLGTNSHLLKQSTGGLRLYVSDFDENGQVDQILTYPRGANWYPAVGKELLNKIMPKIAQTRFRTFESFAGKTVEEIFTPEELQAGEILSAELLETVWLENRYGQSPAVHLLPKEAQWVPNFAIHLEDLNLDGYPDVILAGNQWDTNTYLGRFDSHEGLVLLNDRKGNFQALSSHDSGFRVSGQIRALKAISTPNGRLLLAATNDGPLQSVMLNSIRHESLP; this is encoded by the coding sequence ATGGACATTTTCAAAAATATCTTCTGGACAGCTAGTTGCTGGTACTGGATGGCGATGCTGACGGGCTGCGAATTTCCCCCTACCCCCCAGCGCACCGCTCCCTCCCCGCTATTCAGTGAAATTCTCCCAGAATCTTCAGGACTGGACTTCGTCAATACGCTCGAAATCCAGGGGCAACTCAACATCATCGACTTCCTCTACTTCTACAATGGCGGGGGAGCCGCAACAGGGGACATCAACCACGACGGATTTCCGGATCTATTCTTTACCTCCAATCAGCGCGCCAATCGACTTTATCTCAACCGGGGAGATTGGACATTTGAAGACATCAGCCATTCGGCAGGAATCGAAGGGCATAACGACTGGAGTACGGGCGTGACCATGGCCGATATCAACGCCGATGGTTGGCTCGACATCTATGTCTGTGCAGTGGATCAATTTTCAGGGCTGTCTGGCCGAAACGCCCTCTACATCAACAATCAGGATGGGACCTTCACGGATCGCGCCGAGGAATACGGGCTCGCATTTCGGGGATTTTCCAATCAGGCGGCCTTCTTCGATTATGACCATGACGGGGACTTGGATTGCTATCTGCTGAATTTCGCCCTCCACGATGCCAAAAACTACCAAAGCGTTCAAGTTCGGCACCGTACGAACCCCATTTCAGGCGACCATCTTTTCCGAAATGACAATGGCGTTTTTGTGGATGTGACGGAGGAATCGGGCATTCATCAATCCTACCTTGGCTATGGTCTGGGAATTGCCGTTTCAGACTTTGACCAGGATGGATGGGAGGATCTCTACATTTCCAATGATTTCCACGAGGACGACTATCTCTACCTGAATCAAGGCGATGGAACGTTCAAGGAATCTGCACGAGACTATTTCTCGCACCAGAGTCGATTTTCCATGGGATCGGATGCAGCTGACATCAACCACGATGGCTGGCCCGATCTGGTGACCCTCGACATGGCACCGAGTGATGAACGGGTCGAAAAGACCTCCGTTGGGGAGGATTCCTATGAGATTTTCTCCTTCAAGCTGGGCTATGGATACGGCCATCAATATGCCCGAAACTGCCTGCATATCAATCGCCCTTCCGGAAGATTTGCAGAGATTGCGGGATTCGCAGGAATCGCCTCCACCGATTGGAGTTGGGCGCCTCTTTTGGCAGATTTTGATCAGGATGGATGGACGGATCTGTTCATTTCCAACGGAATCTTCAAACGCCCCAACAACCTGGATTTCCTGAATTTCGTGTACGACTACGAGCGAAAAGCTCCCGGCCAAGTCAATCTCCACCAATACTATCAAGATGCCTTCGAGCAAATGCCGAGCGGGGCATTTCATGATTTCATGTACAAAGGCTCGCCTGCTCTTCAGTTTTCCGACCAATCTCAAGCATGGGGATTCGATCAAGCTACAACGTCCAATGGCGCCGTATATGCTGACTTGGATCGGGATGGAGATCTGGACTTGATCGTGAATCGCATCAATGCGCCGGTAGGATTATTCCGAAATGAAACGCAAGCGCGTACCCATCATCATTTTCTCCAAATCGGGCTTCGAGGCAAAAAGGGCAACACCCATGCGATCGGAGCCAAAGTCAGACTCTACAGCCAAGGCGTCATTTTCCAGCAGGAAATGCACCTTTCTCGCGGATTCATTTCTTCCGTGGAGCCTGTATTGACTTTTGGATTGGGAGGAATCAATCAAGTGGATTCCATCGTGGTCAGCTGGACCGATGGTAGCCAAACCGTGAAGAGCGCCGTTCCTGCGAATCAATTTCTGGAGATTTCCCAAACCGATTCTGCTGCCTCCCCCATCATCCCACAATCGTCCCAAGCTCCTCCCCTACTGGCAACGAAGCTTCCCATTTCCTACGCCCATGCTGAAAATGACTTCGTGGACTTCAACCGAGAGAGCTTGATTCCTTTTCAGGTGTCCAAGGAAGGACCTGCAATGGCAGTGGGAGATCTCAATGGGGACGGCCTTGAAGATCTATTCGCAGGAGGCGCCAAGCATCAATCCGGTGAAATTTGGCTACAAACCTCAAACGGTGATTGGCACGCACATCCACAGGACGCTTTCCAACTAGATTCTGTCTTCGAAGATGTAGACGCCGCCTTCTTTGACCTAGAGGGCGATGGTGATCTCGATCTATATGTGGCTTCTGGAGGAAATGAATTTTTCGGGGAAATGCCCCAACAGCTTGATCGACTGTACCTCAATGATGGACACGGGAATTTTCAGCGCACGGAATCGGCATTGCCCGATATGTTCACACAAACAGCCTGTGTCCGGCCCCATGATTTTGACGGAGATGGCGATACGGACCTGTTTGTGGGCGGGCGTGTGATTCCCAAACATTATGGCGCTACTCCCCGATCCTATCTGCTGGTAAATAATGGCCGAGGGGTCTTTGAGGAATGGACGCAAACGATGATTCCGCAATTGGCAGAAATCGGCATGGTGACCGATGCCATTTGGGCTGATTTGGATGGAAATGGATGGGATGATCTCGTTGTGGTCGGACATTGGATGCCAGTCATGGTGGCATTCAATCAGGGGGGCAATCTTCAAACACCTGAGATTTGGAGTGGAACTGGCAGTACTGGGCTTTGGCAATCCGTCCAAGCTGCGGATATGGATCAGGACGGCGATCTGGATTTGGTGGTGGGAAACCTCGGGACCAATAGTCATTTACTCAAGCAATCGACAGGGGGCCTGAGGTTGTATGTAAGCGATTTCGACGAAAATGGGCAAGTCGACCAAATCTTGACCTATCCTCGGGGGGCCAATTGGTATCCGGCGGTTGGGAAGGAGTTGCTCAACAAGATCATGCCCAAGATTGCGCAGACACGGTTCCGAACCTTCGAATCATTCGCAGGAAAGACCGTTGAGGAAATTTTCACCCCTGAAGAACTACAAGCCGGAGAAATCCTATCGGCGGAACTGCTGGAAACAGTCTGGCTAGAAAACAGATATGGCCAATCACCGGCCGTTCATCTGCTACCCAAAGAGGCGCAATGGGTGCCCAACTTTGCCATTCATCTTGAAGATCTCAACCTCGATGGATACCCAGATGTGATCCTCGCCGGCAACCAATGGGACACCAACACCTACCTCGGCAGATTCGATAGTCATGAGGGGCTGGTGCTATTGAATGATCGAAAGGGGAATTTTCAGGCTTTGAGTAGCCATGATTCAGGGTTTCGGGTTTCGGGCCAAATCCGGGCCCTGAAAGCTATTTCCACCCCCAACGGACGGCTCCTTCTAGCAGCGACCAATGACGGTCCCCTCCAATCTGTCATGCTTAATTCCATTCGCCATGAGTCACTTCCATAA